The DNA region GGCCGTCAGCCTGGCCGCTCCGACTTGACCCGCGGCAACAGCTCGACGAAGTTGCACGGCCGGTGGCGGTTGTCGAGCTGTTGGAGCAGGATGCGGTCCATCGCCGTGCGGCACGCCCCCGTGCTGCCGGGCAGCAAAAACACGTAGGTTTGCTCGCACAGCGCCGCCTCGGCCCGCGACTGGATGGTGGACGTGCCGATTTCCTCGTAGCTCAACCAGCGAAACAGCTCGCCGAAACCGGGGATCGGCTTGGTGACCAGCGGCGCCAGCGCCTCCGGCGTGACGTCGCGCGGGGTGACGCCGGTACCTCCGGTCGCGATGATCACATCGATGTCTGGCCGGCGAATCCAGGCCTCGAACTGCTCGCGAATCGCCTCGCGGTCGTCGGTGACGATGGCCCGCTCGCGCACGACGTGGCCGGCCTCGACCAGCTTGTCGACGATGAGCTGGCCGGACGTGTCGGTGTCCACTGTGCGCGTGTCGGACACGGTCAACACGCCAACTTGCACCGGAATGAAGGAGCGATCCGCCATGGGCGGCCGACTGTAACGTGGACGCCCCCGCGGCGCCAGCCGCCGCGAACGCGCGGGCCCGTCGAGGAGGCTGTAGCGGATACCCGCTGGCTGCGGTCGCGATCTGCGGGCGATCTTCGGCGTACGTCCTCGCGCCCTTCGGTTCCGTATGGGGATACGCGCCCTCGTGCGCTGCGGGCGTGCGCCGAACCTCGCCTCGCATCGCGCAACCTCGCTGGAGCGCCTGTACGCAACAGCCGCCTAGCGAAGCGGCCGCAGGCCGCGGCGCGCCCGCAGCTCGTTGACCGCCTTCGCCAGATCACCGTCGGCGCGCAGCCGGCGGGACAGCGCGGCCGTCGACACCCCGGCGGCACGCGCCGCGTCCCCCACCGCGCCGCCGCACGCTTCCAGCAGATCGAGCGCCGCCCGCGCGCCGAGTCGCCACGCATCGCTGCGTCGAGGAAGTTGCGATTGCAACCACACGACCAGCTCCGGCGGTGGCCGATAGCCGTCCAGATCGACCGGCGCCCGCAGGTCGAACGCCAACCGGTCGCGCAGCCGGCGCAGCGCGCGCGCGCGGTTTTCGTGCTGCGACCGGCTCTCGGTCGCGATCGCCACCAGCCCGGTCGGCCGGTGGCGCAGGCGCACGGCGCTGTCGGTCTTGTTGCGCTTCTGGCCCCCCGGCCCCGACGCGCGGAACGTGTCGACGTCGCACTGGCGCAGCAGTGCAGCGTCGGACAGGCGCAGGTAGTCGTCGGCGGCCACGGCGTGGCATCATCGTGCCGCATGATCGCCCCCGCGCGAATCGTATTCTGCCACGGGCTCGAGAGCGGACCGCGCGGGCGAAAGACGGAAGCGCTGCGGGCGGCCGGATTCACCGTGGAGGCTCCCGACTGCCGCGGGGCCGATCTCGCCACGCGCGCCGACCAGATCGTGGAGGTCCTGCGCGCGGACCCGCGACCTGCGGTCGTCGTCGGGTCGAGTTACGGCGGAGCAGCGGCGCTGCTGGCCGCGGCGCGCGCTCCGGGACGAGTCGCCGAGCTCGTGTTGTGCGCGCCGGCGCTCGCCGCGCTCGGCCCGATCCCGCCGCCGCCGGTGCCGACCACGATCCTTCACGGGACGCGCGACGACGTGTGCCCGATCGAGGCGTCGCGCGCGCTGGCGCGCCACGACGGCGTCGACCTCGTCGAGGTGGACGACGACCACCGCCTCGCGGGCTCGCTCGACCGGCTCGTCGATGTCGTGCGCCGCGCCGCGGCCCGCGCGTGACCGCGGCCGCCGTGCAGCGCGGTCGGTCGCAGCCGAGCGGACGCGGAACGCATCGCGTCGATCGCCGCGTCCCCGCGTTCCGGCCGCGCGAACGCCGGCGGCGCGATGACAGCCTCTCGCAGCCGCTGACGGCCGATTCCCTCGCCCGCGCGATCGGCGTATGGTCCGCGGGATGGCTCGCTCGCTACGCATCCCATTCGTCGCCGCCGCCGTCGCCGCCGCCGCGTGCGGCGGCACCGGCCGCACTTCGCCCCACACGGCGCCGGCCACGCCGGCCGCGCCGCCGCAGTCGACGGCCGCGCCGGCGACGGCCCCCGCGCCGTCCGAGACACCGAAGCCGCCCGCCTTCCGCCTGCCGGATACCGCGGCACCGGTGTCGTATACAGTCGAACTCACCCTCGACCCGGCCAAGTCGACGTTCGACGGCGAAGTGACGATCGAGGTCGACCTGCGCGACGCGGCGACCGCGCTGTGGCTCAACGGCCGCGACCTCGACGTGCGCGACGTCGCGGTGACCGCGGGCGATCGCGCCGTGAGCGCGTCGGTCATCGACGAGCACGACGACGACGTCATCGGCTTGCAGTTCGGCGAACCGGTCGGCCCGGGACGCGCGACCGTGCGCATCGCCTACACCGGGAAGGTGTCCGACACCGACTTGTCCGGCGTGTTCCGGCAAAAGGAGGTCGACGACTGGTACCTGTACACCCAGTTCGAAGCGATCGACGCGCGCCGCGCGTTCCCGTGTTTCGACGAACCGCACCACAAGACGCCGTGGCAGATCACGATCCGCGCGCCCAAGGGCCAGGAAGCGTTCGCGAACACGCCCGAGGTCGACCGGGCGGACGATGGCGACTGGGTGGTCCACCGCTTTGCCCCGTCCAAACCGCTGCCGAGCTACCTCGTCGCGTTCGCCGTCGGGCCGTTCGACATCGTCGACGCCGGCAAGGCGGGCCGCAACGAGACGCCCGTGCGCATCCTCGTGCCGAAAGGACGCAGCGCCGACGCGCGGTTCGCTGTCGAGGCCACCGGGCCGATCCTCACCGCGCTCGAGGACTACTTCGACATCCCCTATCCCTACGAAAAACTC from Deltaproteobacteria bacterium includes:
- the moaB gene encoding molybdenum cofactor biosynthesis protein B; protein product: MADRSFIPVQVGVLTVSDTRTVDTDTSGQLIVDKLVEAGHVVRERAIVTDDREAIREQFEAWIRRPDIDVIIATGGTGVTPRDVTPEALAPLVTKPIPGFGELFRWLSYEEIGTSTIQSRAEAALCEQTYVFLLPGSTGACRTAMDRILLQQLDNRHRPCNFVELLPRVKSERPG
- a CDS encoding alpha/beta fold hydrolase, with protein sequence MIAPARIVFCHGLESGPRGRKTEALRAAGFTVEAPDCRGADLATRADQIVEVLRADPRPAVVVGSSYGGAAALLAAARAPGRVAELVLCAPALAALGPIPPPPVPTTILHGTRDDVCPIEASRALARHDGVDLVEVDDDHRLAGSLDRLVDVVRRAAARA
- a CDS encoding peptide chain release factor-like protein, with product MAADDYLRLSDAALLRQCDVDTFRASGPGGQKRNKTDSAVRLRHRPTGLVAIATESRSQHENRARALRRLRDRLAFDLRAPVDLDGYRPPPELVVWLQSQLPRRSDAWRLGARAALDLLEACGGAVGDAARAAGVSTAALSRRLRADGDLAKAVNELRARRGLRPLR